A stretch of the Vigna radiata var. radiata cultivar VC1973A chromosome 9, Vradiata_ver6, whole genome shotgun sequence genome encodes the following:
- the LOC106773461 gene encoding uncharacterized protein LOC106773461, protein MKLVWSPETALKAYIDTVKSCEKFKESGVPELLSAMAAGFNTKFIVESWCYGGPIAASVGLAVAARNTGARHVCIVPDEKSRVRYIEALEEMGVSPPPEVVAGEAEEAVSRLAGLDFLLVDCKRREFARVLRVAKVSPKGAVLACKNAWQRNSRGGFRWSVVLQRGVRVVRSVFLPVGKGLDIAYIGGSRSGAPPPPPPQKFASNGGPYRWIKHIDQQSGEEHLFRE, encoded by the exons ATGAAGCTTGTTTGGTCCCCAGAAACAGCCTTAAAAGCTTACATAGACACCGTTAAATCA TGTGAGAAATTCAAGGAATCTGGGGTACCGGAGTTGCTCTCAGCCATGGCTGCGGGATTTAACACAAAGTTCATAGTGGAATCATGGTGTTACGGTGGTCCTATAGCGGCAAGCGTGGGCTTAGCAGTTGCAGCTCGCAACACGGGTGCACGGCACGTGTGCATAGTCCCGGATGAAAAGTCGAGGGTGCGGTACATAGAGGCCCTGGAGGAGATGGGGGTGTCTCCACCGCCGGAGGTGGTGGCGGGGGAGGCGGAGGAGGCGGTGTCGCGGCTGGCGGGGCTGGACTTTCTGTTGGTGGATTGCAAGAGGAGGGAGTTCGCTAGGGTTCTAAGGGTGGCCAAAGTTAGTCCTAAAGGAGCAGTTTTAGCATGCAAGAATGCATGGCAGAGAAATTCGCGTGGCGGGTTCAGATGGAGCGTGGTGCTTCAGAGGGGTGTGCGAGTGGTTAGGTCAGTGTTCCTCCCTGTTGGGAAGGGTTTGGATATTGCATACATAGGAGGTAGTAGAAGTGGTgcaccaccacctccaccaccacaaAAATTCGCTTCAAATGGTGGTCCTTATCGTTGGATCAAGCACATAGACCAACAATCTGGAGAAGAACACCTCTTCAGAGAGTGA